Within the Penaeus chinensis breed Huanghai No. 1 chromosome 43, ASM1920278v2, whole genome shotgun sequence genome, the region ACACAATCTCGGTTCCAACAACAAAGGTTTTTTGTTTACTGCATGAACTACTACGGCGCTAGAGCCAACTGAAACGGTGATCACGGAACTGAAACACAATTAGTCAGTTTTGCCGTGGGCCGAGTTAAATTCAGGCCACAAATATTACAAcgttcaaatatttactttcttaccTATGAAGATACGCAAGACATCAAATATATTCAGAACTAGGTTTATGtccattcatttttgtttttgtttttttgttttttgtttttttcgtttttcaaaaGTAAAGCAGGAAACAAAATTACTTTACTTTGATGAGATATGTAActgtaaaacaaaattaaatgacCAAAAAAAGTCTTAAACAGTAAACAAGGTGTTTTCTTAACCAAATACCTGCAGCACACAATTTCTCatcatggtatatatatgtaagagtaaACAAAATCCGTAAAACTGTGAGAGGATTAAGTAAACAAGAACAAGATTTTTAGTACTCCTTGGAAAACACTGCTGTACCCAAATTCAAACCggttgtgtgtatttctgtgtgtacgtgtgtgtgtgtgtgtgtgtgtgtgagtttgtgtgtgtgtgtgtgtgtgtgtatgtgtgtgtgtgtgtgtggtgtgagtgtgtgtgtgagtttgtgtgtgtgtgtgtgtgtgtgcatttgtgtgtgtgtgtgtgtgttcgtgttactgtgtgtgtttgtgtgtgtgtgtgtgtgtgtgtgtgtgtgtgtgtgtgtgtgcatgtgtatttatttatttatctctctctctctctctctctctctctctctctctctctatatatatatatatatatatatatatatatatatatattgtattgtactgACATACTTTTTTGAAGTAAAataagttatttttcttaatttcacataaaaatCATTAGGAAACCATAAATGTACTTGCTTTGTTAGTACGATTTTTAATAACAAACATTGTGAAAGCTTCAAATaatatggaaaaagtacctggctATCCTGCAACATTATACATTCTCTTCGCTTCGCTTTCTTAAAttcagtcaaaacatttttttttacttaatacatacattgttcttcatatggaaACTGGAAACTGCATGAGGTTTTGCATCTTACTGTATCCTGCGCGAGTGAACTTCGTGTACGAGTCATACAACTGGAGAATTCCAATGATCATGTCTTACCGActgaattatataaacaaatcaagaaaCACATCCTTTCCTTTCGTATTTTTGAGCCCGTGAGGATATATCATAGAGGAAAAGAATGATTCTGAAGACATCCATCTCACCGAAGTCAGTGCCACGCCATAGGACTCGGACACGTTGAAAATGTTTACCAtatcgttccagcgaccgtcatgactgACTTCAAATGTTACCCATATCGAGTGAACATGTGTTTGAAGTACTGTTAAAAAGACACCGAAACCTTTCATGCAACTTAATAATGCGAGACTTGATTAATAAAAGTACAAATCCCTCTCTGAGATTACGTGAAACGTATCTGAAAAATAtagcgctctgattggctggctggattGTATCACATTGTCTGGGGGTAGAGGCGTAtaaaccgaaaagatgtttcaacagggtAAAAAAATGtgtgcgtaaagggcaaacatgtatcaaagtgtattaaagtgttaggggtttcggaaatgctacaaaaaaggcctcatacatgtgtgtttatgtgtacatgtgtgtgtatttatacacgtttccctatttgtgtatgtatacgtatgtaagcTATATGTGTATCACTAATCAAGCGATAAGAAGcccatataaatattcatatcctGAGGGTgctaaaggaaagagggaagaaaaggagagactggGGGGCagaaatcctcattatcataatcaccaatacTTGGCCCGCTAtcacccctccccactcaccccttTCCCCAGCCCTTCCACACAGTCCCCCACTCCACATCCCCCCACTCCACTTCCCCCATTCCACAGCCCCCCCACTCCACAGCCCCCCCACTCCACTTCCCCCCACTCCACAGCCCCCCACTCCACAGCCCCCCACTCCACATCCCCCCTCCACAGCCCCCCAATCCACAGCCCCTCACTCCACATCCCCCCACTCCACTTCCCCCATTCCACAGCCCCCCCACTCCACAGCCCCCCACTCCACTTCCCCCATTCCAcagcccccccccactccacagcCCCCCCACTCCACTTCCCCCCACTCCACAGCCCCCCACTCCACAGCCCCCCCACTCCACAGCCCCCCACTCCGCAGCCCCCCACTCCACAGCCCCCCACTCCACAGCCCCCCCACTCCACTTCCCCCCACTCCACAGCCCCCCACTCCACAGCCCCCCCAATCCACAGCCCCCCCACTCCACAGCCCCCCACTCCACAGCCTCCCACTCCACAGCCCTCCACTCCACAGCCCCCCCACTCCACAGCCCTCTACTCCACAGCCCTCCACTCCACAGCCCTCCACTCCACAGCCCCCCACTCCACAGCCCCCCACTCCACAGCCCCCCACTCCAcagccctccactctcccctccacatATCCTTCCTCAGCCTCTTCCCCATCCACCGCCCGCCCCCAAGTCCCCTCGGCAGCTTCCCCCCAACAGTCACCTTCACACCCCTTCATCCAGAaacaacagccccccccccccctcccctccaacggCCTCCCGGAACACCAGAGGCGGCGCCACAAAAGAATCTCCGCCCGGCCTCTCGAGGGACGCGAGCCTCTTACGTAATCACacgcctcccgccctccctccttctttccttccctcccgccctccctccttcttttcttccctccctccctctctttctctctctctctctctctctctctctctctctctctctctctctctctctctctctctctctctctctctctctctctctctcttcctcttgtccttctttcctcactccctctctttttctctccctccttctctcttgcccatccttcctctcttcttctctcattccctctctcccttcctctctccatatttccctccttccctctttcccttccttcctccttcccttccactctccctcccatcctctctccctccttcccaccctatctccctccctccctccctccttccctccctccctccctcctccttcccctcctccctccctccctccttcggcgCCCATAGTCCGAAGGGAGATTCGCTGCAGGATCTCCTTACTTGTCCTTATGGTCCGCTAGTGAGTGTCAACCGCTTTTAGGTGATGATGCCTTCTGTGCTCCTTCCGTTCTTggtggtggatggggggggggggggggggcttcaagttcggttttctttctctctttctctctctctctctttctgtctctcgttttctctccctccctctctctctctctctctctatatatatatatatatatatatatatatatatatatgtatgtatatatagatagatagattgatggatagatatttatatgtatttattactttttctttgcctttcctaccctgttaatgttaatgtatctttatgtgtgtgggtgtatgtgaatgtatttctgtgtgtgtgtgtgctcaagtATGCAAGTCGAAATGTAGAGAGGCTAATTAATGCGCACGTCAACATGTAGCCAGAGACAACTGGAATGAAAATGCGCTGATGAGAAAGTAGAAGTGTACTTAAAatactctctcttgttctctctctctctctctctctctctctctctctctctctctctctctctctctctctctctctcactctctctctctctctctctctctctctctctctctctctcactctctctctctctctctctctctctctctctgtctgtctctctctctctctctcgctctctctctttctctctctctctctctctatctctctatctctctctctctctctctctctctctctctctcgctctctctctctctctctttctctctctgtgtctctctctctctctctctctctctctctctctctctctctctctctctctctctctctctctctctctctctctctctctctctctctctctctctctctctctctctctctctctctctctctctctctctctctctctctctctctctctctctctctctctctctctctctctctctctctctctctctctctctctctctctctcccaatctataCCTctctataggtatatgtataggtaatagccCAAGTTgactattacctatacaaacaacataacaggtgtccttacaaggtaacataacaggtgtccttacaaggcaaaataacctcttgtatatcaaaagatcgaatacagaaaccggggcaagaaatatgcaaatccgaggactggtgatctggaaccaactaccagaaaatattagaaatatctccaaccaaaagacatttaaaataaaagtgaaataacatctactgaaatatcaatgacatcaggcgtttgaacatcaagctaagtacgaaatttcaggcatctgtgatattaatgttctgtctaatctagttaaacaagcaatgtataatatctatgtatataatatcctattgcataatgtaaacaatatatttataaatataatacccattgtaattaatggaataaagtgttttgaatttgaatttgaatgtgaactctctctttctctttccattcccctcttttcctttctctgtctttccctatCTTTTTCCAAACCTTCAAAGTAAAGAAATTCCAAAGGTATACGTTTTACAGTACTCTACCTGTACTCCATTTACATGCCTATAATTATGCTGCGAATTTGTGAAACGGATTATCCCCGAAAAGGCTGCTTTTCTTCTGCCTGCATGAACGCAATCCAGCGTTCCTTGCACACCATCAAAGCCctaccagacagagagagagagagagagagagagagagagagagagagagagagagagagagagagagagagagagagagagagagagagcaagagaaatagagagagagagagagagagagagaaagagaaagagagagagtgagagagagagagagagagagagagagagagagagaaagagagaagggttacGATCTCTTTGATTACTACAGTATGGCACTGTCCAGCGATCCAGTGTTCCTTGCACACCATCAAAGCTCTTCCTGGATGGAAGAGAGAgttacagaaagggagagaaagggacagagaaagagaaagggagaggggggaaaggagaggaagagagagacagagagagagagagacagagagagagagagagagagagagagagagagagagagagagagagagagagagagagagagagagagatggagaggggggaaaggagaggaagagagagacagacagagagagagagagagagagagagagagagagagagagagagagagagagagagagagagagagagagagagaaagagagagagagatggagagagagagacagacagagagagagggggaaggagggaagagagagagagaaagagagaagggtaaaaatACTTCGTTACGATCTCTTTGATTGCTACAGTATGGCACTATCCTTTACCCTTTTAAGATTCCCTTAACTTTagcgaaaagagaggaaaggaaaaaaaaaaaaaaaaaatgtatggagcCAGTtttggaaaagataaagaaggaaataggggagggaggaaaggaatggaggaaaacgAGGCGAGGGaagtgaaaaaaa harbors:
- the LOC125048332 gene encoding vegetative cell wall protein gp1-like — encoded protein: MTDFKCYPYRVNMCLNLPLHSPPLHSPPTPQPSTPQPSTPQPSTPQPPTPQPPTPQPPTPQPSTLPSTYPSSASSPSTARPQVPSAASPQQSPSHPFIQKQQPPPPLPSNGLPEHQRRRHKRISARPLEGREPLT